One Ignavibacterium sp. DNA segment encodes these proteins:
- a CDS encoding S8 family serine peptidase, protein MMRKTFTIFALGMVLFLSFVVTAQTIEQKNWLIENSSRIKKIEDLKKAEADSLAKIYGMPILETLSNGAIIELQSFENGMPNYHMTDNINAAATISTRYLWDNGGGGFSLSGIGQVIGLWEAGNGIPLLTHQELSGKVTQRDAGGTYTDHATHVAGTLVATGIVSNARGMSKMGKIDAYTSGNDLSEIMNAAANGLKVSNHSYGSIRGWVYDYRNDGKWAWFGTPSISETEDYLFGFYSTTSASWDYFLVNAPNILVCKSAGNDRGDGPTSGTAHWVLVNGNWVWSSTVREKDGGIDGYDCINDGVGISKNALTVGAVNDIVNGYNSPSDVVVTSWSNEGPTDDGRIKPDIVANGTDLYSSTNTSNTAYENMSGTSMASPNAAGSVALILEQQAALNGSTNYLRSSTVKGLIINTTDEAGTAPGPDYRHGWGLMNTYRAIQLLTLNHEVGGNQLIRELTLNQSGVEQFTVESNGSEPLKVTICWLDPSGTPAQASLNPANLMLVNDLDLTVTAPNSTVYYPWVLDPANPSAAATTGNNFRDNVEQVYIESPVAGTYTIKVGHKNNLATGSQKFSIIISGTVVPVPDIVSLVEPVNNAQGISSIQVLCKWTRAPKSMRYELQASLDSTFNTGVISVLSKTVTASLTNLPELSVVYWRVRAINSGGIGAWSAVNKFTTTYALPSPPTLLIPANNSVHQNIDQVFQWEDVSNATEYRYQLSNNVPFSDIIIDTILSDNSYPVDDLQEGKKLYWRVSSINPSGTSAYSPKSNFTTKLKSPDSLTVNVNLNNDVVLDWLDKSSVETNYFILRRTESSSFTKLDSLGANQTSYIDTSAQFGVGYHYAVYCRNSTAFSDTTESALIVVSVEKEEDLLPTEYSLKQNYPNPFNPNTVIKYSLAQDGFVNIAVFNLLGEKVATLVNTTQRAGNYEVNFNASSLSSGIYFYSMESGDFKSVRKMLLMK, encoded by the coding sequence ATGATGAGAAAAACATTCACAATTTTCGCATTAGGGATGGTTTTATTCTTAAGTTTTGTTGTTACTGCACAAACCATCGAACAAAAAAACTGGTTAATTGAAAATTCATCCAGAATTAAAAAAATTGAAGACTTGAAAAAAGCAGAAGCAGATTCATTAGCAAAAATTTATGGGATGCCCATTTTGGAGACTTTAAGTAATGGTGCAATTATAGAATTACAAAGTTTTGAGAATGGCATGCCAAATTATCATATGACTGATAATATTAATGCCGCTGCTACCATATCCACCAGATATTTATGGGATAATGGAGGAGGAGGTTTTTCACTTTCAGGTATCGGTCAGGTAATTGGATTATGGGAAGCAGGCAATGGAATACCATTACTGACGCATCAGGAATTATCTGGCAAAGTAACTCAAAGAGATGCAGGCGGTACCTATACTGATCATGCTACTCACGTTGCCGGTACTTTGGTTGCAACTGGAATTGTTTCTAATGCAAGAGGTATGTCTAAAATGGGTAAGATAGATGCATATACTTCTGGTAATGATTTAAGTGAGATTATGAATGCTGCTGCAAATGGTTTAAAAGTATCTAATCACTCCTATGGATCCATAAGAGGCTGGGTATATGATTATCGTAATGACGGTAAGTGGGCTTGGTTTGGAACACCGTCTATCAGCGAAACTGAAGATTACCTGTTTGGGTTTTATTCTACTACTTCTGCCTCGTGGGATTATTTTTTGGTAAACGCACCAAATATTTTAGTTTGTAAAAGTGCTGGTAATGATAGAGGCGATGGACCTACCAGTGGAACTGCTCATTGGGTTTTAGTTAATGGTAACTGGGTCTGGTCTTCAACTGTTAGAGAAAAAGATGGAGGTATTGATGGTTATGATTGTATCAATGATGGAGTTGGCATTTCAAAAAATGCACTGACTGTTGGAGCAGTAAATGATATTGTCAATGGATATAATTCACCGTCAGATGTTGTTGTTACATCCTGGAGTAACGAGGGTCCAACTGATGATGGAAGAATAAAACCTGATATTGTAGCAAATGGTACTGATTTGTATTCCTCTACTAACACTTCAAATACAGCTTATGAGAATATGAGTGGTACTTCTATGGCTTCACCAAATGCTGCTGGTTCAGTTGCTTTGATATTAGAACAGCAAGCTGCATTAAATGGTTCAACAAATTATCTCCGTTCTTCAACAGTTAAAGGTTTGATTATCAATACTACAGATGAAGCCGGTACCGCACCGGGTCCGGACTACAGGCACGGTTGGGGATTGATGAACACTTATAGAGCAATTCAATTATTAACCTTAAATCATGAAGTTGGTGGTAATCAATTAATAAGAGAACTTACATTAAATCAGAGCGGCGTTGAACAATTTACTGTTGAATCTAATGGTAGTGAACCACTAAAAGTTACAATTTGCTGGCTTGACCCATCTGGTACACCGGCACAAGCTTCTCTAAATCCTGCAAATCTTATGCTTGTTAATGATTTGGATTTAACTGTAACAGCTCCTAATTCAACTGTATATTATCCCTGGGTGCTAGATCCGGCAAATCCATCAGCTGCTGCTACTACCGGAAATAACTTCAGAGATAATGTTGAACAGGTTTATATTGAATCACCTGTTGCTGGCACATATACGATCAAAGTTGGACATAAAAATAATTTAGCAACCGGTTCACAAAAATTTTCAATTATAATTAGTGGAACAGTTGTACCTGTTCCTGATATTGTATCCTTAGTTGAACCAGTAAATAATGCACAGGGAATTTCAAGTATTCAGGTATTATGCAAGTGGACAAGAGCACCTAAAAGTATGAGATATGAACTTCAAGCTTCTTTAGATTCAACTTTCAATACAGGCGTTATTAGTGTGCTCAGTAAAACTGTAACAGCTTCATTAACTAACTTACCAGAATTATCAGTTGTGTACTGGAGAGTCAGAGCAATTAATAGCGGTGGAATTGGTGCTTGGTCAGCTGTTAATAAATTCACAACAACTTATGCTCTTCCTTCACCACCAACTTTGTTAATACCAGCTAATAACTCTGTTCATCAAAACATTGATCAAGTGTTTCAGTGGGAAGATGTTTCAAATGCAACTGAATACAGATATCAATTGTCCAATAATGTTCCTTTTTCAGATATAATTATTGATACTATTTTGTCAGATAACTCATACCCGGTTGATGATTTACAAGAAGGTAAAAAATTATATTGGAGAGTAAGTTCTATAAATCCTTCAGGTACAAGCGCCTACTCACCAAAAAGTAATTTTACAACAAAGTTAAAAAGCCCTGATAGCTTGACTGTTAATGTTAACTTAAATAATGATGTTGTTTTAGATTGGCTTGATAAGTCATCTGTTGAAACCAATTATTTTATTCTGAGAAGAACCGAGTCTTCAAGTTTTACTAAATTAGATTCACTGGGAGCAAATCAAACTTCATATATTGATACTTCTGCTCAATTTGGAGTGGGTTATCATTATGCTGTTTATTGCAGAAATTCAACTGCTTTTTCTGATACAACTGAATCAGCTTTAATTGTTGTAAGTGTTGAAAAAGAAGAGGATCTTTTACCAACGGAATACTCATTAAAACAAAACTACCCGAATCCGTTTAATCCTAATACAGTAATAAAGTATTCGCTAGCACAGGATGGATTTGTAAACATTGCAGTATTCAACCTGCTTGGTGAAAAAGTTGCAACACTTGTAAATACAACTCAAAGAGCTGGTAATTACGAAGTAAATTTTAATGCTTCATCACTATCAAGCGGAATATATTTTTATTCGATGGAGTCCGGTGATTTTAAATCAGTTAGAAAAATGTTGTTGATGAAATAA
- a CDS encoding autotransporter outer membrane beta-barrel domain-containing protein, which produces MKSFPVQLISIRFLVLIILMITINNPVIAQKKKVKTSKRWSMELSMQSGYDNNALRYSDKYLQRFKNNEDKGRFHIKKYDDLVMDYTARISYSERFIKNMLSVFTARINYNQYTFNTIKTWYQIDLMYQQYITQKTSLMFSYSYLPEFYVAHFRDNDWVKMYGYTPITFQPYTFSKNDFSFWLQHNFNTNTRVRVYFSLMKYYYNKHFTEYDSDNYLTGVRVSHNLSPQLSLDAAYKFVRSNAKGFDELGEDKLTSDDADATYNEHNISLGAAYKMPRIFNLDNKINFSVELFRRYYLTDKTVTEDQLHSGRNDLSYRIGLKYDFAILKNLTTGLYFNYAFRNAQSSNITNNEFISDEKDYDQAKCGVSVLYKLQF; this is translated from the coding sequence ATGAAAAGCTTTCCTGTTCAATTAATAAGTATAAGATTTTTAGTTTTAATTATTTTAATGATAACAATTAACAATCCGGTTATTGCGCAAAAGAAAAAAGTTAAAACAAGCAAAAGATGGTCGATGGAATTATCAATGCAGTCAGGCTATGATAATAATGCATTACGTTATTCTGATAAATATCTTCAGAGATTTAAAAACAATGAAGACAAGGGCAGATTTCATATAAAAAAATATGATGATCTGGTAATGGATTATACTGCACGCATATCATACTCAGAAAGATTTATAAAAAATATGCTATCAGTTTTTACAGCAAGAATTAATTATAACCAATATACATTCAATACAATTAAAACCTGGTATCAGATAGACTTAATGTATCAGCAGTATATAACACAAAAGACAAGTTTGATGTTTTCTTATTCATATTTACCTGAATTTTACGTTGCACACTTTAGAGATAATGATTGGGTAAAAATGTATGGTTATACTCCGATTACATTTCAGCCTTATACATTTTCTAAAAATGATTTTAGTTTCTGGCTTCAGCACAACTTTAATACAAACACTCGTGTAAGGGTTTATTTTTCTTTGATGAAGTATTATTACAACAAACATTTTACTGAATATGACAGCGATAATTATTTAACAGGTGTAAGAGTATCTCATAATTTAAGTCCACAATTATCTCTTGATGCTGCTTATAAGTTTGTCAGATCAAATGCAAAAGGATTTGATGAACTGGGCGAAGATAAATTAACTTCTGATGATGCTGATGCAACTTATAATGAACATAATATATCCCTTGGCGCAGCTTATAAAATGCCCCGAATATTTAACCTTGATAATAAAATTAATTTTTCTGTTGAATTATTCAGACGATATTATTTAACTGATAAAACTGTAACGGAAGATCAGCTGCATAGCGGCAGAAATGATTTAAGCTATCGTATAGGATTAAAATATGATTTTGCAATATTAAAAAATCTGACTACAGGTTTATATTTTAATTATGCTTTCAGAAATGCTCAAAGTTCAAACATCACAAATAACGAATTTATATCGGATGAAAAAGATTATGATCAGGCTAAGTGTGGTGTCAGTGTGTTATATAAACTTCAATTTTAA
- the pgsC gene encoding poly-gamma-glutamate biosynthesis protein PgsC: MIELAVTIGLVFSLISYEIFGLAAGGIVVPGYISLQLSQPDRLLGTIIVSLVTFAVIKLLGSYTFLYGRRQMVLSLLIGCLLANASRYFLAIDLTASTIQLQAVGWVIPGLIAHWFAKQGIFRTICVLLITSVLVRLIVIILFNGELFPA; encoded by the coding sequence ATGATAGAGTTAGCCGTTACAATTGGATTGGTTTTCAGTTTAATATCTTATGAAATATTTGGCTTGGCTGCCGGCGGCATTGTTGTCCCCGGATATATTTCTTTGCAGCTCTCGCAGCCTGATAGACTGCTTGGAACAATTATAGTTAGTCTGGTAACATTTGCAGTAATTAAGTTGCTTGGCAGCTATACTTTTCTATATGGAAGACGTCAAATGGTTTTGAGTTTATTAATTGGTTGCTTGCTTGCCAATGCTTCAAGATATTTTTTAGCTATTGATCTTACAGCCAGTACCATTCAGTTACAGGCAGTCGGGTGGGTTATTCCCGGATTGATTGCACATTGGTTTGCTAAACAGGGTATCTTCAGAACGATTTGTGTTTTACTTATTACTTCAGTTCTGGTTCGGCTAATTGTTATTATTTTATTTAACGGTGAGCTATTCCCGGCATAA
- a CDS encoding S8/S53 family peptidase, translating into MKRKSLRVKLLFLFLFVGIVLGFKFSNEEFVDFYYYQGKPFKLTQKSDAVFIILNENVTASSFIKLISSFPEIKSGADFNVKDRKDFVLLNNPLTNTEVSSLLGKLRQNPEIKYASIVFSPDEGKTLIGVQDEILVQFKPEYSSNQISDYLRSNNLKVLEELKLEGGKSYKLQTSVSDFPISAANALYESGMVNWSEPNLFFTNLITYMPNDPLVTSQWSIRNTGLNIPTGIVGTPGCDMNVDSAWNISLGNPDVIISVSDTGCDTLHVDLAANFIPGTGRNFYNNTIGGFDDMGHGTSCAGIIAAVGNNGIGISGIAPLCKMLPVKWMNSQGGGDYAGATNATVYSYQAGAWVISNSWGFQNGASSALDNAIADAKNLGRGGKGSLFVVASGNENGAMRFPANTNPNVLVVGGISPCNQRKSFSSCDNESFWGASYGSNLDIVAPCVKIYATDITGSGGFTSGDYDPEFNGTSSATPNTAGVCALILSVDPNLRWDSVRVRIDRTADRVGSYSYTQVGPRNLSRWNNEMGYGKVNAYKVLLETLNLMGPVIEHVPLENTEQITGNYTINCSITSASSTVDPSSLKLFWSKDNPSITDSVMLTNTSGSNYTADIVGSGAGLYRYYIKAQDILGRKSTSPLNAPSNLYSFEAATDLVPPAITHTALDNTPKQRWPLDITANITDNIGVGSVVCEFRINNGSITTVTMNLVNNNTYKGTFTGTVNIGDFVEYRIKATDNSAQSNVGYHPASGYHSFNITDVIGLVLVIDDDATYENRISPDKEFHEADFLTPLGASATLFTNTLNDAGYLAEQVTFSAFNPADLNNYDLVILSAGLNEGTMFNNQTKRTAITNWTLAGGKTLVDGGEVGYIYRKSGNTTDLDPLFRRNVLNDSTWVSDRSGASIQIVTTTHSIFTMPNAITGPIAVNNGGTNGWGTRDEVTLLNKIGVSRIANWTGGTASNAGIIIHSPGNDTSKCRNIFFTFAVSQIANQTVAANLIENTVAYLFRDIIPVELTSFNAVSAGNSVNLIWNTATELNNSGFEIQRKSNNSEWNNIGFVAGFGTTTDPKSYSFIDNNLKVGSYSYRLKQIDFDGSFSYSQVVNVDITAPLQFSLEQNYPNPFNPSTMINYSIAKDGLVKISVFNLLGEKVATLVNTNQTAGSYELKFDASSLSSGIYFYSIEAGDFKAVRKMMLMK; encoded by the coding sequence ATGAAAAGAAAGTCTTTACGTGTTAAACTACTGTTTCTATTTTTGTTTGTAGGAATAGTACTAGGCTTCAAATTCAGTAATGAAGAATTTGTTGACTTCTATTATTATCAGGGTAAACCTTTTAAGCTAACACAAAAATCTGATGCTGTGTTTATTATATTGAATGAAAATGTAACAGCATCTTCATTCATAAAATTAATTTCATCTTTTCCTGAAATCAAATCCGGAGCAGATTTTAATGTAAAGGATAGAAAAGATTTTGTTCTGCTTAACAATCCTTTGACAAACACTGAAGTTAGTTCACTCTTAGGAAAGCTTAGACAAAATCCGGAGATTAAATATGCTTCAATAGTGTTTTCTCCCGATGAAGGTAAGACACTGATAGGAGTTCAGGATGAAATTTTGGTTCAATTCAAACCTGAATATTCATCAAATCAGATATCAGATTATCTGAGATCAAATAATCTAAAAGTATTAGAAGAGCTTAAGCTTGAAGGCGGCAAGAGCTATAAACTACAAACCTCAGTTTCAGATTTTCCAATTTCAGCAGCAAATGCACTATATGAGAGCGGTATGGTAAACTGGTCTGAGCCAAACTTATTTTTTACAAACCTGATTACCTATATGCCAAACGATCCGCTTGTAACTAGTCAGTGGTCGATTAGAAACACAGGTCTCAATATTCCAACAGGAATAGTAGGCACACCTGGCTGTGATATGAATGTAGATAGTGCCTGGAATATTTCTCTTGGAAATCCAGATGTAATTATATCAGTAAGCGATACAGGCTGCGATACATTGCACGTAGATCTTGCAGCTAATTTCATCCCCGGTACAGGAAGAAATTTTTACAATAACACTATCGGTGGTTTTGATGATATGGGGCACGGCACAAGTTGTGCGGGAATAATAGCTGCAGTAGGTAATAATGGAATTGGTATATCAGGCATCGCACCTCTTTGTAAAATGTTACCTGTAAAGTGGATGAATTCACAGGGAGGTGGTGACTATGCCGGAGCAACAAATGCAACTGTTTATTCTTATCAGGCAGGTGCCTGGGTAATCAGTAACTCCTGGGGTTTTCAGAATGGTGCGAGTTCAGCATTGGATAATGCAATAGCAGATGCAAAGAACTTAGGCAGAGGCGGCAAGGGGTCTTTGTTTGTAGTTGCATCAGGTAATGAAAATGGAGCGATGAGATTTCCGGCAAATACAAATCCTAATGTTTTAGTCGTTGGTGGAATAAGTCCTTGTAATCAGCGTAAATCATTTAGCAGTTGTGATAACGAAAGTTTTTGGGGTGCAAGTTATGGTTCTAATTTGGATATCGTGGCGCCCTGTGTAAAAATATATGCAACAGATATAACAGGTAGTGGCGGATTTACAAGCGGAGACTATGATCCGGAGTTTAATGGGACCTCAAGTGCAACACCTAATACAGCAGGTGTATGTGCTTTAATACTATCAGTAGATCCAAATTTAAGATGGGATTCTGTAAGAGTAAGAATAGACAGAACAGCAGACAGAGTTGGTTCTTATTCATATACACAAGTGGGGCCTAGAAATCTTTCCAGATGGAATAATGAGATGGGTTATGGAAAAGTGAATGCTTATAAAGTATTACTTGAGACATTAAACTTAATGGGACCTGTAATTGAGCACGTACCATTAGAAAACACAGAACAGATCACAGGTAATTACACCATTAACTGTTCAATTACTTCAGCTTCTTCAACAGTAGATCCATCAAGTCTGAAGTTATTCTGGTCAAAAGATAATCCGTCAATAACCGACAGTGTTATGCTGACAAATACAAGCGGCAGCAACTATACAGCAGATATCGTTGGTTCAGGTGCAGGTCTGTACAGATATTACATAAAAGCACAGGATATACTCGGAAGAAAATCTACAAGTCCATTAAATGCTCCTTCAAATTTATATTCATTCGAAGCAGCAACAGATTTAGTTCCTCCTGCAATTACACATACTGCATTAGATAATACACCAAAACAAAGATGGCCGTTAGATATTACAGCAAATATTACTGATAATATTGGCGTTGGATCTGTTGTTTGTGAATTTAGAATTAATAATGGTTCAATTACTACTGTAACTATGAACCTTGTAAATAACAATACTTATAAAGGTACCTTTACCGGAACAGTTAATATTGGTGATTTTGTTGAATACAGAATTAAGGCAACTGATAATTCAGCTCAAAGTAATGTTGGTTATCATCCCGCATCTGGATATCATTCATTTAATATAACTGATGTAATAGGCTTAGTACTGGTAATTGATGATGACGCTACTTACGAAAACAGAATTTCACCTGATAAAGAATTTCACGAAGCAGATTTTTTAACTCCGCTAGGTGCATCAGCAACATTGTTTACTAATACATTAAATGATGCTGGTTATCTGGCTGAACAAGTTACTTTCAGTGCGTTTAATCCAGCAGATTTGAATAACTATGATCTTGTTATTTTATCAGCCGGGTTAAATGAAGGAACTATGTTCAATAATCAAACAAAGAGAACTGCAATTACAAACTGGACTTTGGCAGGTGGTAAAACATTAGTTGATGGCGGTGAAGTCGGTTACATATATAGAAAATCAGGAAATACAACTGATCTTGACCCGCTTTTCAGAAGGAATGTATTAAATGATAGTACCTGGGTTAGTGATCGCAGTGGTGCAAGTATTCAGATTGTAACAACAACTCATTCAATATTCACTATGCCAAATGCTATTACTGGTCCCATTGCGGTTAATAACGGAGGCACTAATGGCTGGGGGACAAGAGATGAAGTTACTTTGTTGAATAAAATTGGTGTCAGCAGAATAGCAAACTGGACAGGCGGTACTGCTTCCAATGCTGGTATTATTATTCATAGCCCTGGTAATGACACATCAAAATGCAGAAATATATTCTTTACATTTGCAGTATCACAAATAGCAAATCAAACAGTTGCTGCAAATCTGATAGAAAATACAGTCGCATATTTATTCAGAGATATTATTCCTGTTGAGCTTACTTCATTTAATGCTGTATCAGCTGGTAACTCAGTAAATCTGATTTGGAATACCGCAACTGAATTAAATAACAGTGGTTTCGAAATTCAGCGAAAATCCAATAACAGTGAATGGAACAATATTGGTTTTGTTGCAGGCTTTGGTACAACAACAGATCCAAAATCATATTCATTTATTGATAACAATCTTAAAGTTGGAAGTTATTCGTACAGACTAAAGCAAATAGATTTTGACGGATCATTTTCTTACTCACAAGTGGTTAATGTAGATATAACTGCTCCATTACAATTCAGTTTGGAACAGAACTATCCAAATCCATTTAATCCGTCAACAATGATAAATTATTCCATAGCTAAAGATGGACTGGTAAAAATATCAGTATTCAATCTGCTTGGCGAAAAAGTAGCAACTTTAGTGAATACAAATCAAACAGCAGGAAGTTATGAATTAAAATTTGATGCTTCATCACTGTCTAGCGGAATATATTTCTATTCAATTGAAGCTGGTGATTTTAAAGCAGTGCGTAAGATGATGTTGATGAAATAA
- the pgsB gene encoding poly-gamma-glutamate synthase PgsB, giving the protein MYIFLLLLIMVLTVSVLGIIEFHLHQKRIYSIPIRIHVNGTRGKSSVTRLIGAALTEGGIRTITKVTGTYPRLILEDGTEVSIFRKANANIIEQLDIVKFAFKRKAEALVIECMALEPQYQSITEEKMIHATIGVITNIRLDHVDIMGYTLTEIANVLGRTIPGKQHLFTAENQIPDVLRKISNDKKCSIHFSNVDDVTDEEMSHFKYIEHKENVALVLLICKHLGIERSTALKGMYKANPDSGALVRYNISDSGKEIIFYNGFAANDPQSTLMIWQKLEAEKRFVGNKILLLNTRQDRLDRAKQLAEMVGKEINNDTDLLILIGQSTDVVESLTKDFGFEKDKIVNLGWTEPENVFNSIINLTKDISTVLAIGNVGGMGNPVVEYFFNKSLAIENRSN; this is encoded by the coding sequence ATGTATATATTTCTTCTGCTGCTCATAATGGTCCTTACAGTTTCTGTGTTAGGCATCATTGAATTTCATCTGCATCAAAAGAGAATATATTCAATCCCTATCAGGATTCACGTCAATGGTACAAGAGGTAAATCAAGTGTTACTCGTTTAATTGGCGCTGCTTTGACTGAGGGAGGCATAAGAACTATTACTAAAGTTACTGGAACTTATCCACGATTGATTCTTGAAGATGGAACAGAAGTTTCAATATTCAGAAAAGCCAATGCCAATATCATTGAACAGCTTGATATTGTAAAATTTGCTTTTAAAAGAAAAGCAGAAGCACTTGTTATAGAGTGTATGGCGCTTGAACCCCAGTATCAATCAATTACTGAAGAGAAAATGATCCATGCTACAATTGGTGTTATTACAAATATCAGACTCGATCATGTAGATATAATGGGTTATACTCTTACTGAAATTGCTAATGTGCTGGGCAGAACTATCCCAGGCAAACAGCATTTATTTACTGCCGAAAACCAGATCCCCGATGTATTAAGAAAAATTTCAAACGATAAAAAGTGTTCAATACATTTTTCAAATGTTGATGATGTTACAGATGAAGAAATGAGTCATTTCAAATATATTGAGCATAAAGAAAATGTTGCCCTGGTTCTTTTAATATGCAAACACCTTGGCATAGAACGATCAACCGCACTTAAAGGAATGTATAAAGCTAATCCGGATTCAGGTGCTTTGGTCCGTTATAATATTTCCGATTCAGGCAAAGAAATTATTTTTTATAATGGATTTGCAGCAAATGATCCGCAATCCACTTTAATGATCTGGCAAAAACTTGAAGCAGAGAAAAGATTTGTAGGTAATAAAATTCTGCTGCTTAATACAAGGCAGGATAGATTGGATCGTGCAAAACAATTAGCTGAAATGGTTGGTAAAGAGATTAACAATGATACAGATTTACTAATCCTAATAGGGCAGTCAACTGATGTAGTTGAATCTTTAACAAAAGATTTTGGATTTGAAAAAGATAAAATTGTAAATCTTGGCTGGACTGAACCGGAAAATGTTTTCAATTCAATTATCAATCTTACAAAAGACATATCAACTGTTTTGGCAATTGGAAATGTTGGCGGAATGGGAAATCCTGTTGTAGAATATTTTTTTAATAAAAGTTTAGCAATAGAAAACCGGAGTAATTAA
- the pgsW gene encoding poly-gamma-glutamate system protein, giving the protein MYQFSAKSKRVLTVLTVFSLVAFIVVEHYKVDFKRKWYDQKLEASQLAKSSFDYLKNYHLQKGVFIDAINDPNETALIGQDITPITTDRGYIEAKLTALNPNFAAVIVEMLNEADIMQGDNVAVAFTGSIPGLNVCVISALQTLKLNPIIITSVGSSNWGANNPDFTWLDMERILFDAGIFKYKSIAASIGGGLDRGRGLSPEGRDLIYAAIKRNNVLFINEEYLERSIEKRMEIYKKYADSKSIKAFINVGGGIASLGSIENTQFIPSGLIKSLPVKNYPSAGVLLKMADKKIPVIHLLNVNQLAEKYGLPVSPKPIPLPGSGEVFVKKQYNVLLTIIVTSILIVLIVTVFMLEQKRHKMGTEQVEIFKHSRTNNIGEI; this is encoded by the coding sequence ATGTATCAGTTCAGTGCAAAATCTAAACGTGTATTAACAGTATTAACAGTTTTTTCTCTTGTTGCTTTTATAGTAGTTGAGCATTATAAAGTTGATTTTAAGAGAAAGTGGTACGATCAGAAATTAGAAGCATCACAACTTGCAAAAAGTTCTTTTGATTATCTGAAGAATTATCATTTGCAAAAAGGAGTGTTTATTGATGCAATCAATGACCCTAATGAAACTGCACTGATAGGTCAGGATATAACTCCGATTACAACCGACAGAGGATATATCGAAGCCAAATTAACAGCATTAAACCCAAACTTTGCTGCTGTTATTGTTGAGATGTTAAATGAAGCTGATATTATGCAGGGCGATAATGTTGCTGTTGCATTTACAGGATCAATTCCAGGTTTAAATGTATGTGTTATTTCTGCTCTTCAAACATTAAAACTTAATCCAATCATTATCACTTCGGTAGGTTCTTCCAACTGGGGAGCCAATAACCCGGATTTTACTTGGCTTGATATGGAAAGAATTCTTTTTGATGCCGGGATATTTAAATATAAATCTATTGCTGCTTCAATTGGTGGCGGACTTGACAGAGGCAGAGGGCTTAGTCCAGAAGGGCGTGATTTAATTTATGCAGCTATAAAAAGGAATAATGTTTTGTTTATTAATGAAGAGTATCTGGAAAGAAGTATTGAAAAAAGAATGGAGATATATAAAAAATATGCTGATAGTAAATCAATCAAAGCATTTATTAATGTTGGCGGCGGAATAGCAAGTTTAGGGTCAATTGAGAACACGCAATTTATTCCATCCGGATTGATTAAATCATTACCTGTTAAAAATTATCCATCTGCAGGTGTATTACTTAAAATGGCAGATAAAAAAATTCCAGTAATACATCTTTTAAATGTTAATCAACTTGCAGAAAAATATGGTTTACCTGTAAGCCCTAAGCCAATTCCACTTCCTGGCAGCGGAGAGGTGTTTGTAAAAAAACAATATAATGTTCTGCTTACAATCATTGTTACATCAATATTAATTGTGCTTATCGTTACTGTATTTATGTTAGAACAAAAAAGACATAAAATGGGAACTGAACAAGTAGAAATATTTAAACACAGCAGAACAAATAATATTGGTGAGATTTAG